Proteins encoded by one window of Cryptomeria japonica unplaced genomic scaffold, Sugi_1.0 HiC_scaffold_893, whole genome shotgun sequence:
- the LOC131075195 gene encoding uncharacterized protein LOC131075195: MALFFFYRKTAADVDNRISNTAIHNFSSRRLSYEERKLLGLGIKFIPRPPPMSPSLIAEEFRAFARLFRLRAFFGPDSDAPAPASPFTRASFPPKFKKRNPFWNPPDRCYPLEDILQQGEAILQKQLASVSFSARPMLPSRLLKSLKTLKRDKSIIIKPADKNLGLVILDSSWYRSEGLRQLSDSLVYERVDSVPWHIIWKRLSVIIKDFKFLLDPVSAFLTKFPPPSARPCAFYLLPKIHKPVLVGRPICSYSGFILEPASQLLHHLLFPILLEQKSHLSDSRTLLRDLGSLHLPSSCILFTFDVESLYPSIPTPAGLAALEEMVSDYFRENSFDSRLVDLIVRLATLVLTFHYLDFDGITYKQVRGTAMGSNFAVVYACLFLCHLENRLFASFDCSELLFFKRYIDDAVGVWTGSEETLSLFFQHYQMFYPEIKITTCVSSSSVNILDITFFKGERFSASGILDTCCFQKPLNAYQYIPFGSWHPQHQKKSFIISELRRYLLRESSPSGFIQLKKLFYLRLRARGYPKNFLLQCFNKVSRTDKSVLLNKLQLQPFKRRGAPLILKLDYCSATKALNLGATLNPTLHRLCQEVPELQHISPPRVCWRNPRKLGSFLLRSRFLSRG, translated from the coding sequence ATGGCTTTATTTTTCTTCTACAGAAAGACTGCTGCGGATGTGGACAACCGTATCTCGAATACTGCCATCCACAACTTCTCCTCTCGGCGCCTCTCTTACGAAGAACGAAAGCTACTGGGTCTCGGCATCAAGTTCATTCCAAGGCCTCCACCTATGTCTCCTTCTCTTATTGCTGAAGAATTCAGAGCTTTTGCCCGTTTGTTTCGTCTTCGCGCCTTTTTTGGTCCGGACTCAGATGCTCCTGCTCCTGCTTCTCCTTTCACCAGAGCCTCGTTCCCACCAAAGTTCAAAAAGCGCAACCCCTTCTGGAATCCACCTGATCGGTGCTATCCTCTAGAAGATATTTTGCAACAAGGCGAAGCAATCCTGCAAAAACAATTGGCTTCCGTTTCTTTCTCTGCTCGACCCATGTTGCCTTCCAGACTGCTCAAGAGTCTAAAAACTCTGAAACGGGATAAGTCGATTATCATCAAACCCGCTGATAAGAATCTCGGACTTGTCATCCTGGATTCTTCTTGGTACCGCTCAGAAGGCCTTAGACAACTTTCTGATTCTCTGGTCTATGAGCGTGTTGACTCTGTTCCTTGGCATATTATCTGGAAACGGCTCTCTGTAATCATTAAGGACTTCAAGTTCCTTCTTGATCCTGTATCTGCCTTTCTCACTAAATTTCCACCTCCCTCTGCGCGGCCCTGTGCTTTCTATCTTCTCCCGAAGATACACAAACCCGTCTTGGTTGGTCGGCCCATCTGCAGTTACTCAGGTTTTATCTTAGAGCCTGCTTCTCAGCTTTTACACCATCTTTTGTTTCCCATCCTGCTTGAACAGAAGTCCCACCTTTCTGACTCTCGTACTCTTTTGCGAGATCTCGGTTCTCTCCATCTCCCTTCAAGCTGTATCCTTTTCACCTTTGATGTGGAATCTCTGTACCCCAGCATCCCTACTCCTGCGGGTCTTGCAGCTCTGGAAGAGATGGTTTCAGATTACTTCAGAGAGAATTCCTTTGATTCTCGGCTTGTTGATCTGATTGTCAGATTGGCTACTTTGGTGCTCACTTTTCACTACTTGGATTTTGATGGCATTACTTACAAGCAAGTCAGAGGAACTGCTATGGGAAGCAACTTCGCAGTTGTCTATGCCTGCCTCTTCCTCTGCCATCTAGAAAACCGTCTGTTTGCCAGTTTTGATTGTTCTGAGCTCCTGTTTTTCAAGCGGTATATTGATGATGCAGTTGGTGTCTGGACTGGTTCTGAAGAGACTCTATCTCTCTTTTTTCAGCACTACCAGATGTTCTATCCCGAAATTAAGATCACAACTTGTGTTTCTTCTTCTTCGGTGAACATCCTGGACATTACTTTTTTCAAGGGAGAACGCTTCTCTGCTTCTGGTATTCTTGACACTTGTTGTTTCCAGAAGCCTCTGAACGCCTACCAGTACATCCCTTTTGGATCCTGGCACCCTCAGCACCAAAAGAAGTCTTTTATTATCAGTGAACTGCGCAGATATCTTCTTCGAGAATCCAGTCCCTCTGGTTTTATTCAGCTGAAGAAATTGTTCTATCTCAGGCTTCGAGCTCGCGGCTACCCTAAGAATTTCCTGCTCCAGTGCTTCAACAAGGTCTCTCGGACAGACAAGTCAGTGCTCCTCAACAAGCTTCAGCTTCAGCCCTTCAAGAGGAGAGGGGCCCCCCTGATTCTTAAGCTGGATTATTGCTCAGCCACTAAAGCTTTAAATCTCGGGGCCACCCTAAACCCTACACTTCATCGGCTCTGCCAAGAAGTCCCTGAACTGCAACACATTTCCCCTCCGAGAGTCTGTTGGCGCAATCCTAGGAAACTAGGATCTTTTTTGCTCAGGAGCAGATTCCTTTCCAGAGGATAA